The following coding sequences are from one Loxodonta africana isolate mLoxAfr1 chromosome 18, mLoxAfr1.hap2, whole genome shotgun sequence window:
- the SOCS3 gene encoding suppressor of cytokine signaling 3 — translation MVTHSKFPAAGMSRPLDTSLRLKTFSSKSEYQLVVNAVRKLQESGFYWSAVTGGEANLLLSAEPAGTFLIRDSSDQRHFFTLSVKTQSGTKNLRIQCEGGSFSLQSDPRSTQPVPRFDCVLKLVHHYMPPAGAPSASSPPPEPSSPSSEVPEQPPAQPPTGSTPRKAYYIYSGGEKIPLVLSRPLSSNVATLQHLCRKTVNGHLDSYEKVTQLPGPIREFLDQYDAPL, via the coding sequence ATGGTCACCCACAGCAAGTTTCCCGCCGCCGGGATGAGCCGCCCCCTGGACACCAGCCTGCGCCTCAAGACCTTCAGCTCCAAGAGCGAGTACCAGCTCGTGGTGAACGCAGTGCGCAAGCTGCAGGAGAGCGGCTTCTACTGGAGCGCCGTGACGGGCGGCGAGGCGAACCTGCTGCTGAGCGCCGAGCCCGCCGGCACCTTCCTCATCCGCGACAGCTCGGACCAGCGCCACTTCTTCACTCTCAGCGTCAAGACCCAGTCGGGGACCAAGAACCTGCGCATCCAGTGCGAGGGGGGCAGCTTCTCACTGCAGAGCGACCCTCGGAGCACGCAGCCCGTGCCCCGCTTCGACTGTGTGCTTAAGCTGGTGCATCACTACATGCCACCCGCGGGGGCCCCCTCAGCCTCCTCGCCCCCACCTGAGCCCTCCTCGCCCTCCTCCGAGGTGCCCGAGCAGCCACCTGCCCAGCCGCCCACGGGGAGCACCCCTAGGAAAGCCTATTACATCTATTCGGGGGGCGAGAAGATCCCCCTGGTGTTGAGCCGACCCCTCTCCTCCAATGTGGCCACCCTCCAGCATCTCTGTCGGAAGACCGTCAACGGCCACCTGGACTCCTATGAGAAGGTCACCCAGCTTCCTGGGCCGATACGGGAGTTCCTGGACCAGTATGACGCCCCCCTTTAA